The proteins below are encoded in one region of Paenacidovorax monticola:
- a CDS encoding Crp/Fnr family transcriptional regulator, with the protein MNAALPHVSSKVDLQGLVTAISESSAEDSMGNPFSAAQWDVLAPYLQPSVLSAGQVLFAQGTSDRTLYFVESGNLSVHYEDEKARLRMAMVGAGSIVGEGGFFSHRPRSATVQAAVPCRLWALPALRFTELSNRQPAIALGIAMAAGAVLAKRLGNRRRRVAAT; encoded by the coding sequence ATGAATGCTGCCCTCCCTCACGTCTCCTCCAAAGTCGACCTGCAAGGTCTGGTGACCGCCATCTCGGAATCCAGTGCGGAAGACAGCATGGGCAACCCCTTCAGTGCCGCGCAATGGGACGTCCTGGCTCCCTACCTGCAGCCCAGCGTGCTGTCGGCAGGCCAGGTGCTGTTTGCCCAGGGCACAAGCGACCGCACGCTCTATTTCGTTGAAAGCGGCAACCTCAGCGTGCATTACGAGGACGAAAAGGCCCGGCTGCGCATGGCCATGGTGGGCGCGGGCTCGATCGTGGGCGAAGGCGGGTTCTTTTCGCACCGCCCGCGCAGCGCCACGGTGCAGGCCGCCGTGCCCTGCCGCCTCTGGGCCCTGCCGGCCCTGCGGTTCACCGAGCTGTCCAACCGGCAGCCGGCCATCGCCCTGGGCATCGCGATGGCGGCGGGCGCGGTGCTGGCCAAGCGCCTGGGCAACCGCCGACGGCGCGTCGCCGCGACCTGA
- the mnmE gene encoding tRNA uridine-5-carboxymethylaminomethyl(34) synthesis GTPase MnmE has product MLPRHADPIAAIATAPGRGAVGIVRVSGKGLAPFVQGLLGRTLRPREAHYLPFPDAQGQAIDRGLALFFPAPHSYTGEDVLELQAHGGPVVLQLLLARCLEAAQGLLPRLRLAEPGEFTERAFLNDKIDLAQAEAIADLIDASTEAAARSAGRSLSGDFSKEIHGLRDALVHLRMLVEATLDFPEEEIDFLRKADAQGQLSNLQQSLGRVMQRAQQGALLREGIKVVIAGQPNAGKSSLLNALAGAELAIVTPIAGTTRDKVQQTIQIEGVPLHVIDTAGLRESDDEVEKIGIARAWDEIAGADAVLFLHDLTRQDAPDYVAADADIAGALPEKLPEGVPVIDVWNKIDRAPDGGHAPAAPQAGAHGAVWLSARTGEGLDALRRALLAVAGWQSAPEGVYIARARHVQALQAVDAHLMEAGAQLASDHPALDLLAEELRLAQNALNTITGEFSSDDLLGVIFSSFCIGK; this is encoded by the coding sequence ATGCTGCCCCGCCACGCCGACCCCATTGCCGCCATTGCCACGGCCCCTGGCCGCGGGGCCGTGGGCATCGTGCGCGTGTCGGGCAAGGGCCTTGCGCCCTTCGTGCAAGGCCTGCTGGGCCGCACGCTGCGCCCGCGCGAGGCGCACTACCTGCCCTTCCCCGATGCCCAGGGCCAGGCCATCGACCGGGGCCTGGCCCTGTTCTTCCCCGCGCCGCACAGCTACACCGGCGAGGACGTGCTGGAGCTGCAGGCCCATGGCGGCCCCGTGGTGCTGCAACTGCTGCTCGCGCGCTGCCTGGAGGCCGCGCAGGGGCTGCTGCCGCGCCTGCGCCTGGCCGAGCCCGGCGAATTCACCGAGCGGGCCTTCCTCAACGACAAGATCGACCTGGCCCAGGCCGAGGCCATTGCCGACCTCATCGACGCGAGCACCGAGGCCGCCGCGCGCAGCGCGGGCCGCTCGCTCTCGGGAGACTTCTCCAAGGAGATCCACGGCCTGCGCGACGCGCTGGTGCATTTGCGCATGCTGGTCGAGGCCACCCTCGACTTCCCCGAGGAGGAGATCGACTTCCTGCGCAAGGCCGACGCGCAGGGGCAGCTATCGAATCTGCAGCAATCCCTGGGCCGCGTGATGCAGCGCGCGCAGCAGGGCGCGCTGCTGCGCGAGGGCATCAAGGTCGTGATCGCGGGCCAGCCCAATGCGGGCAAGAGCTCGCTGCTCAACGCGCTCGCGGGGGCAGAGCTGGCGATCGTCACCCCCATCGCGGGCACGACGCGCGACAAGGTGCAGCAGACCATCCAGATCGAGGGCGTGCCGCTGCATGTGATCGACACGGCAGGCCTGCGCGAGAGCGACGACGAGGTCGAGAAGATCGGCATCGCGCGCGCCTGGGACGAGATCGCGGGCGCCGACGCCGTGCTGTTCCTGCACGACCTCACGCGCCAGGATGCGCCTGACTACGTCGCGGCCGACGCGGACATCGCCGGCGCCCTGCCCGAGAAACTGCCCGAAGGCGTGCCCGTGATCGACGTGTGGAACAAGATCGACCGCGCGCCGGACGGTGGGCATGCGCCCGCGGCGCCCCAGGCGGGCGCGCACGGCGCCGTGTGGCTGTCGGCACGCACCGGCGAGGGGCTCGACGCGCTGCGGCGCGCGCTGCTCGCGGTGGCGGGCTGGCAGTCGGCGCCCGAAGGCGTCTACATCGCGCGTGCGCGCCACGTGCAGGCGCTGCAGGCCGTGGACGCGCACCTCATGGAAGCCGGCGCCCAGCTTGCGTCCGACCACCCCGCGCTCGACCTGCTGGCCGAGGAACTGCGCCTGGCGCAGAACGCGCTCAACACCATCACGGGCGAGTTCAGCTCGGACGACCTGCTGGGCGTGATTTTTTCGAGCTTCTGCATCGGAAAGTAG
- a CDS encoding RNA recognition motif domain-containing protein: protein MGNKLYVGNLPYSFRDGDLEQTFSQFGSVNSAKVMMERDTGRSKGFGFVEMGSDAEAQAAIQGVHGQNFGGRDLVVNEARPMEPRPPRSGGFGGGNGGGYGGGRGGFGGGNGGGYGGGRGGY from the coding sequence ATGGGCAACAAACTGTACGTGGGCAATCTGCCCTATTCCTTCCGCGATGGTGACCTGGAGCAGACCTTCAGCCAGTTCGGCTCGGTCAACAGCGCCAAGGTCATGATGGAGCGCGACACCGGCCGCTCCAAGGGTTTCGGCTTCGTCGAAATGGGCAGCGACGCCGAGGCGCAAGCCGCCATCCAGGGCGTGCATGGCCAGAACTTCGGCGGCCGTGACCTCGTGGTCAACGAGGCCCGTCCGATGGAACCGCGTCCCCCCCGCAGCGGCGGCTTCGGCGGCGGCAATGGTGGCGGTTACGGCGGTGGCCGTGGCGGCTTCGGTGGCGGCAATGGCGGTGGCTACGGCGGCGGCCGTGGCGGCTATTGA
- a CDS encoding ABC transporter substrate-binding protein has translation MKRKTFKLGMLGVAALIAVGAANAATMRWAGANDILTVDPHAQNHQTTHAFLQQVYESLVRYDQKYQIEPALATKWTQVSPTQVRFELRKGVKFHDGAPFTADDVVFSLTRAGTAPSNMMSSVQSIKEVKKVDDHTVDLILKGPNPILLRELTEARIMNKAWAEKHNSVKAQDYASKEENYASRNANGTGPFTMVGWQPDVKVTLKKNPNWWDKPKGNIDEVVFTPIKSAATRSAALISGQVDFVVDPPPQDLARMKSSPDIKLIEGAENRTIYLGLDQFRDELPGAGTPGKNPLKDKRVRQALYQAIDSAGLHSRTMRNLSVPAGTMVAPMVHGWSKQLDERAAKYDVEGAKKLLADAGYPNGFSLKLECPNDRYVNDEAICQAVTAMWTRIGVKTTLQAAPMAQFVTRVMNSDVNAYLFGWGVATFDSLYSIEALMATKDGKGQGVYNGGRFSNADLDAKVAQIKVEMDAAKRDALIAEALKLVKDEYYYLPLHHQIRPWAMRKGVETQHRADDRPMPTWTTIK, from the coding sequence ATGAAGCGTAAGACTTTCAAGCTGGGGATGCTGGGTGTGGCGGCCCTGATCGCCGTGGGCGCGGCGAATGCGGCCACGATGCGCTGGGCTGGCGCCAACGACATCCTCACCGTGGATCCCCATGCCCAGAACCACCAGACCACGCACGCCTTCCTGCAGCAGGTGTACGAGAGCCTGGTGCGCTACGACCAGAAGTACCAGATCGAGCCCGCGCTGGCCACCAAGTGGACGCAGGTCTCGCCCACCCAGGTGCGTTTCGAGCTGCGCAAGGGCGTGAAATTCCACGATGGTGCGCCGTTCACGGCCGACGACGTGGTGTTCTCGCTCACGCGTGCGGGCACGGCGCCGTCCAACATGATGTCCTCGGTGCAGAGCATCAAGGAAGTCAAGAAGGTGGACGACCACACCGTGGACCTGATCCTCAAGGGCCCCAACCCCATCCTGCTGCGCGAGCTGACCGAGGCGCGCATCATGAACAAGGCCTGGGCCGAGAAGCACAACTCCGTGAAGGCGCAGGACTACGCGTCCAAGGAAGAGAACTACGCCTCGCGCAACGCCAACGGCACGGGCCCCTTCACCATGGTGGGCTGGCAGCCCGACGTGAAGGTCACGCTCAAGAAGAACCCCAACTGGTGGGACAAGCCCAAGGGCAACATCGATGAAGTGGTGTTCACCCCCATCAAGTCGGCCGCCACGCGCTCGGCCGCGCTGATCTCGGGCCAGGTGGACTTCGTCGTCGATCCCCCGCCGCAGGATCTGGCCCGCATGAAGTCCAGCCCGGACATCAAGCTCATCGAAGGCGCCGAGAACCGCACCATCTACCTGGGCCTGGACCAGTTCCGCGACGAGCTGCCCGGCGCGGGCACGCCCGGCAAGAACCCGCTGAAGGACAAGCGCGTGCGCCAGGCCCTGTACCAGGCCATCGACTCCGCCGGCCTGCACAGCCGCACCATGCGCAACCTCTCGGTGCCTGCCGGCACCATGGTGGCGCCCATGGTCCATGGCTGGAGCAAGCAGCTCGACGAGCGTGCGGCCAAGTACGACGTCGAGGGCGCCAAGAAGCTGCTGGCCGACGCTGGCTACCCCAATGGCTTCTCGCTCAAGCTCGAGTGCCCCAATGACCGCTACGTGAACGACGAGGCCATTTGCCAGGCCGTCACCGCGATGTGGACGCGCATCGGCGTGAAGACCACGCTGCAGGCCGCACCCATGGCGCAGTTCGTCACCCGCGTGATGAACTCCGACGTGAACGCCTACCTGTTCGGCTGGGGCGTGGCCACGTTCGACTCGCTCTACTCCATCGAGGCCCTCATGGCCACCAAGGACGGCAAGGGCCAGGGCGTCTACAACGGCGGCCGCTTCAGCAATGCCGACCTCGACGCCAAGGTCGCCCAGATCAAGGTGGAGATGGATGCCGCCAAGCGCGATGCGCTGATCGCCGAGGCGCTCAAGCTCGTGAAGGACGAGTACTACTACCTGCCGCTGCACCACCAGATCCGCCCCTGGGCGATGCGCAAGGGCGTGGAAACCCAGCACCGCGCGGATGACCGCCCGATGCCGACCTGGACCACGATCAAGTAA
- the metW gene encoding methionine biosynthesis protein MetW, with amino-acid sequence MTERTTMQAIARLVPQGSRVLDLGCGDGALLSYLQRERGCTGYGVEYDDANVLACARRGVNVLQLNLEDGLAIFEDNSFDVVLQIDTLQHLRNAETMLQETARIGRAGIVAFPNFAHWPNRLSVLRGRMPVTRRLPYQWYDTPNIRVGTYKDFEVLAGKNRLRVIDAFGLQGGREVRFLPNARAGTAVFHFERD; translated from the coding sequence ATGACCGAGAGAACCACCATGCAGGCCATCGCCCGCCTCGTGCCCCAGGGCTCGCGTGTGCTCGACCTGGGCTGCGGCGACGGCGCCCTGCTGTCCTACCTGCAGCGCGAGCGCGGCTGCACGGGCTATGGCGTGGAGTACGACGACGCCAACGTGCTGGCCTGCGCGCGGCGCGGCGTGAACGTGCTGCAGCTCAACCTCGAGGACGGCCTGGCCATCTTCGAGGACAACAGCTTCGACGTGGTGCTGCAGATCGACACGCTGCAGCACCTGCGCAATGCCGAGACCATGCTGCAGGAGACGGCGCGCATCGGCCGGGCGGGCATCGTCGCGTTCCCCAACTTCGCGCACTGGCCCAACCGCCTGTCGGTACTGCGCGGGCGCATGCCGGTCACGCGGCGCCTGCCCTACCAGTGGTACGACACGCCCAACATCCGCGTGGGCACCTACAAGGACTTCGAGGTGCTCGCGGGCAAGAACCGCCTGCGCGTGATCGACGCCTTCGGCCTGCAGGGCGGGCGCGAGGTGCGCTTCCTGCCCAACGCGCGCGCGGGCACGGCGGTGTTCCACTTCGAGCGCGACTGA
- a CDS encoding EAL domain-containing protein — protein sequence MSVSVLLIEGDANHAAAIAQALAGARPGWRTVAAATLAQACGLLQAGAAAAPFDAVLAAQHLADGTALDLLALLGDIPALIAVPEGGEAHAAHALRRGFFDFAVQDPRGAYLQVLPEQVEAAITRSAGLRERRRVEAELERTSALLAEKTRALEVTLASVSQGITNVDAEGRIRVHNQRYLELLDLPPALLEGEPPAEQIVKFQTERGDFGPQFDLIEPGARGYVASEYAAHGGRLQVPDVYLRRTPAGRYIEVRTRMVPGGGRVRTFTDVTDYLSIQEALRQSEARWRSLTQLSSDWFWEQDAEFRFVRFDGSTEREQGTPDVQLYGLTRWEVPHTGVTEAQWRAHRAQLEAHEVFHDFEMQRTAPDGSTVWASVSGEPIFDAEGRFTGYRGVARNITERKRAEAEIQRLAFYDDLTGLPNRRLLMDRLEQATRLGARDGAHGALLFLDLDNFKGINDTMGHEWGDGLLVQVAERLSACVRASDTVARLGGDEFVVVLQGLHALEAEAAALAEAVAQKILATLNQPYDVRGRTMHSTPSIGIVLFCGTEQPVPELLQRADLAMYQAKSRGRNMLCFFDLGMQAAATARSALEADIRAGLQRDEFLLHYQRVVDADGAMLGAEALVRWRHSERGMVPPGEFIAVAEQTGLILPLGRRVLREACQQLAQWAREPACAHWTLSVNVSAQEFRHPGFVQQVLDVIAETQADPRRLKLELTESLLLHDVEDTIARMRMLRARGVGLSLDDFGTGYSSLSYLKRLPLSQLKIDQSFVRDVLTDPSDAAIACTVVALANSLGLDVVAEGVESDGQRDFLLRNGCRRFQGYLFGRPGPASALRAADTEPPSR from the coding sequence ATGTCCGTCTCTGTCCTGTTGATCGAAGGTGACGCCAACCACGCTGCGGCCATTGCGCAGGCCCTGGCCGGTGCGCGGCCCGGCTGGCGCACGGTGGCAGCGGCCACGCTCGCGCAGGCGTGCGGGCTGCTGCAGGCTGGCGCCGCGGCCGCGCCCTTCGACGCCGTGCTGGCCGCTCAGCATCTGGCCGACGGCACCGCGCTCGACCTGCTCGCGCTGCTGGGGGACATTCCGGCGCTCATCGCCGTGCCCGAGGGCGGCGAGGCCCACGCGGCCCATGCGCTGCGGCGTGGTTTCTTCGACTTCGCGGTGCAGGACCCGCGCGGCGCCTACCTGCAGGTGTTGCCCGAACAGGTCGAGGCCGCGATCACGCGCAGCGCCGGCCTGCGCGAGCGCCGCCGTGTCGAGGCCGAGCTGGAGCGCACGAGCGCGCTGCTGGCAGAGAAGACGCGCGCGCTGGAGGTCACGCTCGCGAGCGTGTCGCAAGGCATCACCAACGTTGATGCCGAGGGGCGCATCCGCGTGCACAACCAGCGCTACCTGGAGCTGCTCGACCTGCCGCCCGCGCTGCTGGAGGGCGAGCCGCCCGCCGAGCAGATCGTGAAGTTCCAGACCGAGCGCGGCGACTTCGGGCCGCAGTTCGACCTCATCGAGCCGGGCGCGCGCGGCTATGTCGCCTCCGAGTACGCAGCCCACGGCGGGCGGCTCCAGGTGCCCGATGTGTACCTGCGCCGTACGCCCGCCGGCCGCTACATCGAGGTGCGCACGCGCATGGTCCCGGGCGGCGGGCGCGTGCGCACCTTCACCGACGTGACCGACTACCTCTCGATCCAGGAGGCCTTGCGCCAGAGCGAGGCGCGCTGGCGCAGCCTCACGCAGCTGTCGTCGGACTGGTTCTGGGAGCAGGATGCCGAATTCCGCTTCGTGCGCTTCGACGGAAGCACCGAACGCGAACAGGGCACGCCCGACGTGCAGCTCTACGGCCTCACGCGCTGGGAGGTGCCGCACACGGGCGTGACCGAGGCGCAGTGGCGCGCCCACCGCGCGCAGCTGGAGGCGCATGAGGTGTTCCATGACTTCGAGATGCAGCGCACGGCTCCCGACGGCTCCACGGTCTGGGCCTCGGTGAGCGGCGAGCCCATCTTCGACGCCGAGGGCCGCTTCACGGGCTACCGCGGCGTGGCGCGCAACATCACCGAACGCAAGCGCGCCGAGGCCGAGATCCAGCGCCTGGCCTTCTACGACGACCTCACGGGGCTGCCCAACCGGCGGCTGCTCATGGACCGGCTGGAGCAGGCCACGCGGCTGGGCGCGCGCGACGGCGCGCATGGCGCCCTGCTGTTCCTGGACCTGGACAACTTCAAGGGCATCAACGACACCATGGGCCATGAGTGGGGCGACGGCCTGCTCGTGCAGGTGGCCGAGCGCCTGTCCGCCTGCGTGCGCGCGAGCGATACCGTGGCCCGCCTGGGGGGCGACGAGTTCGTGGTGGTGCTGCAGGGCCTGCATGCGCTGGAGGCCGAGGCTGCGGCCCTGGCCGAGGCCGTGGCGCAGAAGATCCTCGCCACGCTGAACCAGCCCTACGACGTGCGCGGGCGCACCATGCACAGCACGCCGAGCATTGGCATCGTGTTGTTCTGCGGCACCGAGCAGCCCGTGCCCGAGCTGCTTCAGCGGGCCGACCTCGCCATGTACCAGGCCAAGTCGCGGGGGCGCAACATGCTGTGCTTCTTCGATCTGGGGATGCAGGCCGCCGCCACGGCGCGCTCGGCGCTGGAGGCCGACATCCGCGCGGGCCTGCAGCGCGATGAGTTCCTGCTGCACTACCAGCGCGTGGTCGATGCCGACGGCGCGATGCTCGGCGCCGAGGCGCTCGTGCGCTGGCGGCATTCCGAGCGCGGCATGGTGCCGCCGGGCGAGTTCATCGCCGTGGCCGAGCAGACCGGCCTGATCCTGCCGCTGGGGCGGCGCGTGCTGCGCGAGGCCTGCCAGCAACTGGCGCAGTGGGCGCGCGAGCCGGCCTGCGCGCACTGGACGCTGTCGGTGAACGTGAGCGCGCAGGAGTTCCGCCACCCGGGCTTCGTGCAGCAGGTGCTGGACGTGATCGCCGAGACGCAGGCCGATCCGCGCCGGCTCAAGCTCGAACTCACGGAAAGCCTGCTGCTGCACGACGTAGAGGACACCATCGCCAGGATGCGGATGCTGCGTGCCCGGGGGGTGGGCCTGTCGCTGGACGATTTCGGCACGGGCTATTCGTCGCTGTCCTACCTCAAGCGCCTGCCCCTGAGCCAGCTCAAGATCGACCAGAGTTTCGTGCGCGACGTGCTCACCGACCCCAGCGACGCGGCCATTGCCTGCACCGTGGTGGCGCTGGCCAACAGCCTGGGGCTGGACGTGGTGGCCGAGGGCGTGGAGTCCGACGGGCAGCGCGACTTTCTGCTGCGCAACGGCTGCAGGCGCTTCCAGGGCTACCTGTTCGGGCGGCCGGGGCCGGCCAGCGCGCTGCGGGCGGCGGACACCGAACCACCGTCCCGGTGA
- a CDS encoding adenine phosphoribosyltransferase: MQSLSVNDYLRQHIRTVPDWPAPGVQFRDITPLLQDPKVFRVLIDAFVHRYMDKALRPDVVAGLDARGFILGAVVAYELNVGFVPIRKKGKLPFTTVEETYELEYGSSTVELHTDAVHPGDRVLLIDDLIATGGTMMAGKKLLEKLGATVTEGAAIVDLPELGGSQRLRDSGLPLFTLVDFAGH, translated from the coding sequence ATGCAGTCCCTCAGCGTCAACGACTACCTCCGCCAGCACATCCGCACCGTGCCCGACTGGCCCGCGCCCGGCGTGCAGTTCCGCGACATCACGCCCCTGCTGCAGGATCCCAAGGTGTTCCGCGTGCTCATCGACGCGTTCGTGCACCGCTACATGGACAAGGCGCTGCGCCCCGATGTGGTGGCGGGGCTGGATGCGCGCGGTTTCATACTGGGCGCCGTGGTGGCCTACGAACTCAATGTGGGCTTCGTGCCGATCCGCAAGAAGGGAAAGCTGCCCTTCACCACGGTGGAGGAAACCTATGAGTTGGAGTACGGCAGCTCGACCGTGGAACTGCACACCGACGCTGTGCACCCGGGCGACCGCGTGCTGCTGATCGACGACCTGATTGCCACGGGCGGCACCATGATGGCAGGCAAGAAGCTGCTGGAAAAGCTGGGCGCCACGGTCACCGAGGGCGCCGCCATTGTCGACCTGCCCGAACTGGGCGGCTCGCAGCGCCTGCGCGACAGCGGCCTGCCGCTGTTCACCCTGGTGGATTTCGCAGGGCACTGA
- a CDS encoding RNA recognition motif domain-containing protein has translation MGNKLYVGNLPYSVRDNDLEQAFGQFGSVTSAKVMMERDTGRSKGFGFVEMGSDAEAQAAINGMNGQPLGGRSIVVNEARPMEPRPPRSGGFGGGGGGYGGGGRSGGGFGGGRGEGGGGYGGGGRGEGGFRSPYGSGSRNGGGRGGYGGGGGNSY, from the coding sequence ATGGGCAACAAACTGTATGTCGGCAACCTGCCTTACTCGGTGCGCGACAACGACCTCGAACAGGCCTTCGGCCAGTTCGGCTCCGTGACCAGCGCCAAGGTCATGATGGAGCGCGACACGGGCCGTTCCAAAGGTTTCGGCTTCGTCGAAATGGGCAGCGACGCCGAGGCGCAAGCCGCCATCAACGGCATGAACGGCCAGCCTCTGGGCGGCCGCAGCATTGTTGTCAATGAAGCCCGTCCGATGGAACCCCGTCCCCCGCGCAGCGGTGGCTTTGGCGGCGGTGGTGGCGGCTACGGCGGCGGTGGCCGCAGTGGCGGCGGCTTCGGTGGTGGCCGTGGCGAAGGCGGCGGTGGCTATGGCGGCGGCGGTCGCGGCGAAGGCGGTTTCCGCAGCCCCTACGGCTCGGGTTCGCGCAACGGCGGTGGCCGTGGCGGCTACGGCGGCGGTGGCGGCAACAGCTACTGA
- the metX gene encoding homoserine O-succinyltransferase MetX, with translation MSFIATPQSMHFPEALPLQGGASIRDYTLAYETYGTLNADRSNAVLVCHALNASHHVAGVYEGQPRSEGWWDNMIGPGKPVDTNRFFVIGVNNLGSCFGSTGPMHVSPDTGQVYGADFPVVTVEDWVNAQARLLDRLGIERLAAVMGGSLGGMQALSWTLQHPGRMRHAVVVASAPNLTAENIAFNEVARRAIVTDPDFHGGHFYQHGVVPKRGLRIARMIGHITYLSDDVMNEKFGRQLREGLAPKYSTQDIEFQIESYLRYQGDKFSDYFDANTYLLITRALDYFDPALRHGGSLTRALAEVQARYLLVSFTTDWRFAPARSREIVKALLDNRRDVSYAEIDAPHGHDAFLLEDARYLGVVRSYFENIAKELA, from the coding sequence ATGTCCTTCATCGCCACGCCCCAGTCCATGCACTTCCCGGAGGCCCTGCCGCTGCAGGGCGGAGCCTCCATCCGCGACTACACCCTGGCCTACGAGACCTACGGCACGCTCAACGCCGACCGCTCGAACGCCGTGCTCGTGTGCCACGCGCTCAACGCCTCGCACCATGTGGCGGGCGTCTACGAGGGCCAGCCCAGGAGCGAGGGCTGGTGGGACAACATGATCGGCCCCGGCAAGCCCGTGGACACCAACCGCTTCTTCGTGATCGGCGTGAACAACCTGGGTTCGTGCTTCGGCTCCACGGGGCCCATGCATGTGAGCCCCGACACGGGCCAGGTCTACGGCGCCGACTTCCCCGTGGTCACCGTCGAAGACTGGGTCAACGCGCAGGCGCGCCTGCTCGACCGCCTAGGCATCGAACGGCTCGCGGCCGTGATGGGCGGCAGCCTCGGCGGCATGCAGGCGCTGAGCTGGACCCTGCAGCACCCAGGCCGCATGCGCCACGCCGTGGTAGTGGCCAGCGCGCCGAACCTCACGGCCGAGAACATCGCGTTCAACGAGGTGGCGCGCCGCGCCATCGTCACGGACCCCGACTTCCACGGCGGCCACTTCTACCAGCATGGGGTGGTGCCCAAGCGCGGCCTGCGCATCGCGCGCATGATCGGCCATATCACGTACCTGTCGGACGACGTGATGAACGAGAAGTTCGGCCGCCAGTTGCGCGAGGGCCTCGCGCCCAAGTACAGCACGCAGGACATCGAGTTCCAGATCGAGAGCTACCTGCGCTACCAGGGCGACAAGTTCAGCGACTACTTCGACGCCAACACCTATTTGCTCATCACGCGCGCGCTCGACTATTTCGACCCGGCGCTGCGCCATGGCGGCAGCCTCACGCGGGCGCTGGCCGAGGTGCAGGCCCGGTACCTGCTCGTGAGCTTCACGACCGACTGGCGTTTCGCGCCCGCGCGCAGCCGCGAGATCGTCAAGGCCCTGCTCGACAACCGCCGCGACGTGAGCTATGCCGAGATCGATGCGCCGCACGGCCATGACGCCTTCCTGCTGGAGGATGCGCGCTACCTGGGCGTGGTGCGCTCGTATTTCGAGAACATCGCCAAGGAACTCGCATGA
- a CDS encoding TMEM165/GDT1 family protein, whose amino-acid sequence MEAFFVSTAIVALAEMGDKTQLLSLVLAARFRKPWPIVLGILVATVVNHALAGAVGSWVTTLLGPQALRWVLGLSFIAMAVWMLIPDKLDDDETGAGPRLGVFGTTVVAFFLAEMGDKTQIATVMLAAQYNAYLWVVMGTTLGMMLANAPVVWLGERITRRVPIRAVHIVSAVIFLGLGLVALFAPA is encoded by the coding sequence ATGGAAGCCTTTTTCGTTTCGACCGCCATCGTCGCCCTTGCCGAGATGGGCGACAAGACGCAGCTGCTCTCGCTCGTGCTCGCTGCGCGTTTTCGCAAGCCCTGGCCCATCGTGCTGGGCATCCTGGTCGCCACCGTCGTCAACCATGCGCTCGCGGGCGCCGTGGGCTCGTGGGTCACCACGCTGCTGGGCCCGCAGGCGCTGCGCTGGGTGCTGGGCCTGTCGTTCATCGCCATGGCCGTGTGGATGCTGATCCCCGACAAGCTCGACGACGACGAGACCGGCGCGGGCCCGCGCCTGGGTGTGTTCGGCACCACCGTGGTCGCCTTCTTCCTGGCCGAGATGGGCGACAAGACGCAGATCGCCACCGTGATGCTGGCCGCCCAGTACAACGCCTACCTGTGGGTGGTGATGGGCACCACGCTCGGCATGATGCTCGCCAACGCGCCCGTGGTCTGGCTGGGCGAGCGCATCACGCGCCGTGTGCCGATCCGCGCCGTGCACATCGTGTCGGCCGTGATCTTCCTGGGCCTGGGCCTCGTGGCGCTGTTCGCGCCGGCCTGA